One Nocardioides dongkuii genomic window, CGGCGGCCCGGAGGTTGTGCACCCAGACCGGCATGTCCGGGCCCCCGAAGTAGGAGCCCGCGACCAGCCAGCGACCCTCGTGCGGCACGCACAGCAGCGGCGTCGACCGCGGGAGACCCGACTTGCGGCCGACGACGGTCAGAACCAGGTTCGGCAGCCCCGCGACGTCGAGGATCGTGTACCGGCCCCGGGTCAGCTGCTGCAGCCGCCGGTCGGCCCACACCACCTGGGGGAGCAGCCGGGGCATCCAGGACAGGCGGCCGATGCGGATCGCGAGCGGGGTGAGCAGTCCCATGCGCGGGATCCTAGGCGTGCCGGGACGGCTCGACGCGGCCCCGCACCTCGCCCAGGGCGATCCGCCCGCCGCCGGTCCCGGGCGCGGAGTAGCGCAGCACCACCTCGGCGCCGTCCTCGAGGAACCGCTCGCCCCACCAGAGCTCCAGGAAGGAGCCGCGCTGGTCGGGCTCCGGGCCGCTGATCGTGCCGGAGGCGAAGAGGTCGCCGGTGCGCACCGAGGCGCCGTTCGAGGTCAGGTGGGCGAGCATCTGCGCGGGCGACCAGTACATGGTCCGGTACGGCGGCCGGCTGACGACCTCGCCGTCCAGCTCGACCTCCACCTCGATGTCCAGGCCGCGGGTCGCGCCGGGGCCGAGGTGCGGCAGCGGCGTGGGGTCCTGCGGCGGCAGCGCGCACCACGCCGCGTCGAGCGCGGCGAGCGGGGTCACCCACGCGGCCACCGAGGTGGCGAACGACTTGCCGAGGAACGGGCCGAGCGGCACGTACTCCCAGGCCTGGACGTCGCGCGCGGACCAGTCGTTGACCCCCACGACGCCGAAGACGTGATCGGCGAGCGCGTCGTGCGGCACCGGGTCGCCCAGGCTGCTCGGCACGCCGACCACGAACCCGAGCTCGGCCTCGATGTCGAGCCGCCGGCTCGGGCCGTACTCGGGCGCCGCCGTCCCCCCGTTGGTCGAGCCGGTCGAGACCCGCTGGCCGCGCGGGCGCACCACGGGGGTGCCGCTGACCACGACGGTCCCGGCCCGGCCGTGGTAGGCGACGGGGAGGTGCTTCCAGTTCGGCAGCAGCGGCTCCTGGTCGGGCCGGAACAGCCGCCCGACGTTGGTCGCGTGGTGCTCGGAGGCGTAGAAGTCGACGTAGTCGGCGACCTCGAACGGCAGGTGCAGCGTCGCGTCCTCGAGGGGTACGCCGGGGGCGTCCGGGACCAGGGTCGTGAGCTCCTCCCGGGTCTGCCGCCAGACCTCGGGGCCGAGCGCGAGGAAGGCGTTGAGGGACGCCTCGGCGAACTCCGCCCGCCCGGTCAGCGCGTGCAGGTCGACCACCGTGTCGTGCAGCCGGACCCCGACCCGGCGCGGGCCACCGGCGACCGAGAAGACGCCGTACGGCAGGTGGTCGAGGCCGAAGCCGGTCATGCCAGGCCCCGCGCGCGCAGGTCGGCCAGCGGCTCGTCGACGCTGCAGGACCCGAACGAGGTGAACCAGCGGCGGCCCCGGGCCAGCTCCGCGGGATCGAGGGCGGGGTCGCGGTCCTCCAGGACGGCGATCACCTCGGGGCGGGCGGCGCCGTCGAAGGCGCGCACGGTCGCGAGCAGCACGTTGAGGAAGCCGTGACCCGCGTCGTGGCGCACGGCGCGGTGCAGCCCGGCGGTGCACTTGAACGGCGTCTCGCGGTCCAGCGCGGCGTCGGCCCAGGCGGCCAGGCGCGCGGCGTCCGGCACCTGGTGGGCCTCGACGCCCCCGGTGCGGAGCTTGAGCCGCAGCTCGGCGGCGGCGACCTCGTCGGCCGCGGCGAGCCAGGCGTACGACGGGTCGTCCTGCGGCAGCTCGACGAAGACCGGGACGTCCTCGTCGAGGGCGCCCTCGGCGCGGGCGGCGTCCACCGCGGCCACCACGCGCCGGGCGTTGCCGGCGAGGTCGTCGAGGTCCCGGAGCGCGGTCTCGAGCCCGGCCAGCCGCAGCCCGGCCCGGGCGGCGTACGCCGCGGGCCCGGCCACCTGGCCGGCCCCGCCGGTGACCACGACCGAGAGCGCGAGGTCCGCGGACCCGGGGAGCGCCGCGACGGCGGGCAGGTCGGTGTCGCGCAGCACGAACGACCCGACGAGCGGCTGGTCGCGGGCGAGGTGGGCGCCGACCGCGGCCGCCAGCTCGGCGTCGCCCGGCGGGAAGATCGCCGCGTCGTCGACCAACGCGGACCAGAAGGGTTCCGTGGAGAGAGGCACCTGCGTACCCTACCGGTACATATCGGACGGATATGTCCGATAGACGGACGGAGCGACGATGGCGTACTACCGGCAGGTCGGCGAGGTCCCGCGGCAGCGGCACACGCAGCTGCGCGACGGCGACGGGCGGCTCCGCCGCGAGGAGCTGATGGGCGAGGAGGGGTTCTCCTCGGACTCCTCGCTGCTCTACCACCGGGGGGTGCCCTCGGCGATCGTCGCCGCCGACGTCTGGGAGCTGCCCGACCAGTCTCGGGTGCCCAACCACCCGCTCCGGCCGCGGCACCTGCGCCTGCACGCCCTGGAGACCGGCCCGGACGCGGTCGCCGACCGGCGGCTGGTGCTCGGCAACCACGACGTCCGGATCGGGTACGTCGTCACCGGCGTCGCGCCCTCGGCGTACTACCGCAACGCGGTCGGCGACGAGTGCGTGTTCGTGGAGTCCGGCACCGGCGTCGTCGAGACCCCGTTCGGGACGGTGCCCTACCGGGCCGGCGACTACGTCGTGGTGCCGCGCGCCACGACCCACCGCTGGGTGCCCGCGGAGGCCTCGCGGCTCTACGCGATCGAGGCGAGCAGCCACGTCGCGCCCCCGAAGCGGTACCTCTCCCGCTACGGCCAGCTGCTCGAGCACGCGCCGTACTCCGAGCGCGACCTGCACGGCCCGACCGCGCCGCTGCTGGTCGAGGGCACGGACGTCGAGGTGCTGGTCAAGCACCGCACCAGCGCGGGCATCGTCGGCACCCGGATGGTGCACGCGACCCACCCCTTCGACGTGGTCGGCTGGGACGGCTGCCTCTACCCGTACACGCTGAACATCGAGGACTACATGCCGATCACCGGCAAGGTGCACCAGCCGCCGCCGGTGCACCAGGTCTTCGAGGGGCACGGCTTCGTGATCTGCAACTTCCTGCCGCGCAAGGTCGACTACCACCCGCTGGCGATCCCGGTGCCGTACTACCACTCCAACGTCGACAGCGACGAGGTGATGTTCTACGTCGCCGGCGACTACGAGGCCCGCAAGGGCTCCGGCATCGGCGTCGGCTCGATCTCCCTGCACCCGGGCGGGCACGCGCACGGCCCGCAGCCGGAGGCGATCGAGGCCTCGCTGGGCGCGGAATCGTTCGAGGAGACCGCGGTCATGGTGGACACCTTCGCGCCGCTCGAGCTCGGCGAGGCCGGCCGCGCCGTCGAGGACCCGGCGTACGCCTGGAGCTGGGCCGGCCGGTCGGTCAGTCGGCCACCGGCTGCCCACTGAGCACCTTGTAGGTGTAGGCCTGCCCGATGAGCACGACCGGGAGGATCACGATCCAGCCCACGAGGCAGAGCAGGAGCCCGAGGAGCATCAGGGCAAAGCTGACGACGTACCAGATCAGCGTCGGGCCCAGGTTGGTCCGGGCCAGGTGGACGCTGGCCTTGATCGCCTGCCACGGGCCCAGGCCCTTGTCGAGGACGAAGTAGAGGGTGTACTGGCTGGCGATGCTGAAGGCGATGCCCGGCAGGAGGCACAGCAGGAACCCCACGGTCGACAGGATCCCGGTGAGGATCGAGGCGACGATGACCTGGGGCAGCCGGTGCGGCGAGAAGACCGTGGCGAGCGTGAACGCCCTGCCCTCGGTGAGGTCCAGGGACGCGCGGATCACCCCGGCCCCGACGATCTGCCCCACCACGAACGACAGGGCGCTGAACAGCAGGGAGACCAGGTTCGCGAGGCTGAGGAACCCGCCGCAGTCGGTGTCCCCGGAGCCGCTGCAGCCCATGGCGTCGCGCACGAGGTAGCCCACCCCCTGGACGATCGCGACCGTCACGGCGACCGCGATCACGGCGAGGATCACCGTCCCCAGGTTCGCGCGGAACTTCGCCCACCCGTAGCGCAGGGCGTCTCCCAGCTCCCACCGGGGGACCACCGCCGGTGCCCCCGGTGGGTGTCCCTCGGGCGGTCCGTAGGTCGACATCGGGGGGCTCCTTCGCGCCGGTGCGCTCGGTGGCGGTCTCCCGTGACGCTAGGCGTGGCGCCCCCGGTCCGCCCAGGGTCCGTCGTCCCGAGGTCGGCAGGGATGGTGCTCTGGCGCGATCGCTGCTCGAGCACTAAGGGGCCCTGTGGAGAACCCCGCCGAGTCGGCGCACATGTGCGCCGACTCGGCGGGGTCCGGGGTGCAGCTGTGGAGAAGGGGGTGGGTCAGGGGGCGACCTGCTGGGACGTGAGCACCTTGTAGGTGTACGCCGTGCCGATCAGCACGAGCGGGTAGGTCACCAGGGCGCCGACGCCGCAGGCGATCGCGCCGGCGCTGCCCACGATCCCGCCGACCAGGTACCAGACGAACGTGGTGCCGAGGTTGTCCTTGACCAGCACGACGCTCGCCTTGATCGCCTCCATCGGCGCCATGCCCTTGTCGATGACGAAGTAGAGCGCGTAGCTGGTCGCGAAGGCGACCGCGATGCCGGGCAGGTAGCAGAGCAGGATGCCGACGAAGGTCAGGCCGGCGATGATCAGGCTGGTGAGGAGCACGGAGCCGAGGTTGTCGAGCTTGAAGACCTCGGCGGCCCGGAACGGCTTCCCCTCGGTGATGCCCAGCGCGCCGCGGATCAGGCCGGCGCCGACGACCAGGCTGGCCAGGATCACCAGGGCGGCGGTGATCGCGGCGACGACCAGGCCGAGCACCAGACCCGTGCCGCCGGTGCAGTCACGCGTCATCGTCTGGGTGTTGTAGGTGCACTCCTCCGGGCTGGTGAGCAGCGCGGCGAGCCCGATCCCGACGGCGGCCATCACGCCGATCGCGAGGAACAGCGCGACCGCGGCCAGGATGATCTGGCCGGCGTTCTCCTGGAACTTCTTCCAGCCGTACGCGAACGCGGCCCCGAGGTCCCACGCCTGCGGGCCGGTCGGCGGGGCGCCGTACCCACCGAGCGGGGGCGGGGGCGCGCCGTACCCACCGGGCGGGGGCGGCGGGGCGCCGTACCCACCGGGCGGCGGGGGCGGGTTCTGCGGGAAGGGCGGCTCGTGCGTCGACATGGGTCTCCTCGTTCGTGCGGCCTCGGCGCCGCGGGTGGTCAGCAAGGTAGTGGTCGCCCGGGGCCGAGGGAACGAGGCGCTCACGGCGGGTGGCCGCGCGTGTCCCGAGACCCGATGATGGTGGGGTGAACAGCTCGGTGGAGGTGCTCGAGCCTCGCGACGTCCCGCTCGGCGGCCCGCGGTCGATGGGGGTGCGCCGGACCCTGCCGCAGCGCGACCGGTCCCTGATCGGCGCCTGGTGCTTCCTGGACCACTACGGTCCCGACGACGTCGGGGTCACCGGCG contains:
- a CDS encoding homogentisate 1,2-dioxygenase, which produces MAYYRQVGEVPRQRHTQLRDGDGRLRREELMGEEGFSSDSSLLYHRGVPSAIVAADVWELPDQSRVPNHPLRPRHLRLHALETGPDAVADRRLVLGNHDVRIGYVVTGVAPSAYYRNAVGDECVFVESGTGVVETPFGTVPYRAGDYVVVPRATTHRWVPAEASRLYAIEASSHVAPPKRYLSRYGQLLEHAPYSERDLHGPTAPLLVEGTDVEVLVKHRTSAGIVGTRMVHATHPFDVVGWDGCLYPYTLNIEDYMPITGKVHQPPPVHQVFEGHGFVICNFLPRKVDYHPLAIPVPYYHSNVDSDEVMFYVAGDYEARKGSGIGVGSISLHPGGHAHGPQPEAIEASLGAESFEETAVMVDTFAPLELGEAGRAVEDPAYAWSWAGRSVSRPPAAH
- a CDS encoding fumarylacetoacetate hydrolase family protein, coding for MTGFGLDHLPYGVFSVAGGPRRVGVRLHDTVVDLHALTGRAEFAEASLNAFLALGPEVWRQTREELTTLVPDAPGVPLEDATLHLPFEVADYVDFYASEHHATNVGRLFRPDQEPLLPNWKHLPVAYHGRAGTVVVSGTPVVRPRGQRVSTGSTNGGTAAPEYGPSRRLDIEAELGFVVGVPSSLGDPVPHDALADHVFGVVGVNDWSARDVQAWEYVPLGPFLGKSFATSVAAWVTPLAALDAAWCALPPQDPTPLPHLGPGATRGLDIEVEVELDGEVVSRPPYRTMYWSPAQMLAHLTSNGASVRTGDLFASGTISGPEPDQRGSFLELWWGERFLEDGAEVVLRYSAPGTGGGRIALGEVRGRVEPSRHA
- a CDS encoding nitroreductase family deazaflavin-dependent oxidoreductase — encoded protein: MGLLTPLAIRIGRLSWMPRLLPQVVWADRRLQQLTRGRYTILDVAGLPNLVLTVVGRKSGLPRSTPLLCVPHEGRWLVAGSYFGGPDMPVWVHNLRAAGEATVTVDGREVPVTAREVSGEERDELWQVMLRTWPNFAHYEERTDRVIPVFDLAPRPA